One window of the Candidatus Phycorickettsia trachydisci genome contains the following:
- a CDS encoding tetratricopeptide repeat protein: MKAQQISQINGIIFTPREVDIISCITNVRGMKKIADILGISPRTVEGYVKNILTKISSNSQESIKDFVERSSGLLLIRQHYIDLLINKLFLSELAKLAAKLKNSSISCIVSHVVDDKLGYIVNCLKLANVNIIKKPNKFDVNNKKTIVTLTEKNLLQLKEKETFGNVILICFDKRVKDGSLEEFSDIKIIDCFRRDQIYSAIFKIIELLAPNIDISVLVSDFNKHKNNIINFRSDVTTKLLDSKKDQDLKDKKSTKRIIMITLLIIAIAVILSLFILGYTNYISQNSFHNISVNFLLPSKKILLERKEIQDRLGRIFAKSNEINTAVLVGVGGSGKTTIARNFARNQKASIIWELNAETKNSLSLSLEGLAYALCNTNADKQELRNILDIKDLANKNKQLLIFTQKQLKSFTNWLIIYDNVESFKDICEYFPHDRRSWGNGRVIITTRDATIKNNNYLDNLNVINIEEISKEEKLELFKNITGDASTKRTHDQEKIEQFLDQIPSFPLDVSIAAHYLKDTGMEYGKYLEEIGSPKKEFSKLQSSILQDVNQYTKTRYNIVSLTLKKMMQSNKAFSDLALLIALLDSQDIPEELLVLFKDQYVASDFLRSLKKNSLITNIKYKDNAQKGIDNLASFSIHRSTQINILADIIGSLSTKKKHEVLSVILNNIQSYILKQIDLEDSAGLKNFIRHCETLSNKQNLLDKEDLVSIDNALGIIYYYLGNDKQAQRILKTNLDINKQDEETALILTHLGAIYRKIGQDYQTAIEYLKRAVEIYNIISLDNPREGLALTHLGNTYRTLGDFQNAIEALQKSVNIYHKQPGYYAGEARALGYLGVAYREQGNLVKAKDLLEEAISLYNKGNYPKYSSVYAGTLAHLAITYRMMKQYDKAKGILKESVEIYKQIRPENHPDIGRNILNLGIIYGEIKNNTKAKELLEKSLNDYENNYGKDHIETGKVLNHLGRFYILAKNYEDAEMVLKRASNILQQNSHPESYRSFELLGDLYMSNIGKQPILNKQVARINYDKSLKLALKYFLKDSLNVKRIKGKVEDCIA; this comes from the coding sequence ATGAAAGCACAACAAATATCTCAAATAAACGGCATAATATTTACTCCAAGGGAAGTAGATATAATTTCCTGTATTACTAATGTACGTGGAATGAAGAAAATTGCCGATATTCTAGGTATTTCACCGAGAACCGTTGAAGGTTACGTAAAAAATATTTTAACGAAAATTTCATCCAATTCTCAAGAAAGCATAAAAGATTTTGTCGAGAGATCTTCAGGACTGCTATTAATAAGGCAACATTATATAGACTTATTAATAAACAAATTATTCTTATCTGAACTAGCTAAATTAGCCGCAAAATTAAAAAACAGTAGTATATCATGCATTGTGAGTCATGTAGTAGATGATAAACTTGGATATATAGTTAATTGTTTAAAGTTAGCTAATGTTAATATTATTAAAAAACCTAATAAATTTGATGTAAACAACAAAAAAACTATAGTAACGTTAACGGAAAAAAATTTGTTACAATTAAAAGAGAAAGAAACGTTTGGTAATGTTATACTTATCTGCTTCGACAAGAGAGTAAAGGATGGTTCCTTAGAGGAATTTTCTGATATTAAAATTATAGATTGCTTTCGACGAGATCAAATATATTCGGCAATATTTAAAATCATAGAATTATTAGCGCCGAATATAGATATAAGTGTTTTAGTATCAGACTTTAATAAACACAAGAATAACATAATTAACTTTAGAAGTGATGTAACAACAAAATTATTAGATTCAAAGAAAGATCAAGATCTAAAAGACAAAAAATCAACTAAGAGAATAATTATGATTACCTTATTGATCATAGCAATAGCAGTAATATTATCGCTATTTATCCTAGGTTACACCAACTATATAAGTCAAAATTCTTTTCACAATATTAGCGTCAACTTTCTATTGCCGAGTAAAAAAATATTACTCGAAAGAAAAGAAATTCAGGATCGGCTGGGAAGAATATTTGCAAAATCGAATGAAATTAATACGGCTGTGTTAGTAGGCGTTGGAGGTTCTGGTAAGACTACGATTGCTCGTAATTTTGCTAGAAATCAAAAAGCTTCTATAATATGGGAACTTAATGCCGAAACTAAAAATAGCCTATCTTTGTCACTGGAGGGTTTAGCATATGCTTTGTGTAATACTAATGCTGATAAGCAAGAATTGAGAAATATTTTAGATATTAAGGATCTTGCTAATAAAAATAAGCAACTATTAATCTTTACTCAAAAACAGCTCAAATCCTTCACTAACTGGCTAATTATTTATGATAACGTTGAATCATTTAAAGATATTTGTGAGTACTTTCCGCATGATAGAAGAAGTTGGGGGAATGGGAGAGTAATCATAACGACTAGAGATGCTACTATCAAGAATAATAACTACCTAGATAACCTGAATGTAATTAATATAGAGGAGATTAGTAAGGAAGAGAAACTAGAATTATTTAAAAATATCACCGGTGATGCATCGACCAAGCGAACTCATGATCAAGAAAAAATAGAACAATTTTTAGATCAAATTCCCTCATTTCCTTTGGATGTATCAATAGCGGCCCATTATTTGAAAGATACAGGTATGGAATATGGTAAATATCTTGAGGAGATTGGATCTCCTAAAAAAGAATTTAGCAAGCTACAAAGCTCAATATTACAAGATGTTAATCAGTATACAAAGACACGCTATAACATAGTATCTTTAACATTGAAAAAGATGATGCAATCGAATAAGGCATTTAGTGATTTAGCATTATTAATTGCATTACTTGATTCTCAAGATATCCCTGAAGAATTGCTTGTTCTTTTTAAAGATCAATACGTTGCTAGTGATTTTTTGAGAAGTTTAAAAAAGAATTCATTGATTACTAATATCAAATATAAGGATAACGCACAAAAAGGCATTGATAACTTAGCGAGTTTTTCTATTCACCGTAGTACGCAGATTAATATTTTGGCTGACATTATAGGATCATTGAGTACCAAGAAAAAGCATGAAGTTCTATCTGTTATTCTAAATAACATCCAATCCTATATATTGAAGCAAATAGATTTAGAAGATTCAGCGGGATTAAAGAATTTTATTAGACACTGTGAGACTTTATCAAATAAACAGAATTTACTAGACAAAGAGGATTTGGTTTCGATAGATAATGCTTTAGGGATTATATATTATTACCTGGGTAATGATAAGCAAGCGCAACGTATTTTAAAGACAAACCTCGATATTAATAAGCAAGACGAAGAAACGGCCTTGATATTAACGCATTTAGGTGCAATCTACAGAAAAATAGGTCAAGATTATCAAACGGCTATCGAATACTTAAAAAGAGCCGTAGAAATTTATAATATCATATCACTAGATAATCCAAGAGAAGGTCTGGCTCTTACACATTTGGGGAATACTTATAGAACCTTAGGTGATTTTCAAAATGCTATAGAAGCTTTGCAAAAGAGTGTAAATATTTATCATAAACAACCAGGTTATTATGCAGGAGAAGCAAGGGCTTTAGGGTACTTAGGAGTCGCTTATCGTGAACAGGGGAATTTAGTGAAGGCTAAAGATTTACTAGAGGAAGCTATTAGCCTTTATAATAAAGGGAACTATCCTAAATATAGTTCTGTGTATGCCGGAACTTTAGCACATTTAGCTATCACATACAGGATGATGAAGCAATACGATAAAGCTAAAGGTATTCTGAAAGAGAGTGTTGAAATATATAAGCAAATTAGGCCTGAAAATCACCCTGATATAGGGAGGAATATATTGAATCTAGGTATAATTTACGGTGAAATTAAAAATAATACTAAAGCCAAAGAATTGTTAGAGAAAAGTCTTAATGATTATGAAAATAACTATGGTAAAGATCATATAGAGACTGGTAAAGTGCTGAATCATTTAGGTAGATTTTATATACTAGCTAAAAATTATGAAGACGCTGAAATGGTACTTAAAAGAGCAAGTAATATCTTGCAACAAAACTCTCATCCAGAAAGTTATAGGTCATTTGAATTATTGGGTGACTTATATATGAGCAACATAGGAAAACAACCTATATTAAATAAACAGGTTGCAAGAATCAATTATGATAAATCATTAAAGTTAGCTCTAAAATACTTTTTAAAGGATTCGTTGAATGTTAAAAGGATTAAAGGGAAAGTTGAGGACTGTATTGCCTAA
- a CDS encoding Txe/YoeB family addiction module toxin yields MDILFHKNAWEDYVYFLEHDKKIIVKINQIIKDITRNPFHGIGKPEALKHTLSGLWSRRINHEHRLVYTVKDSTIYILQCRYHY; encoded by the coding sequence ATGGATATATTATTTCATAAAAACGCTTGGGAGGATTATGTCTATTTTTTAGAACATGATAAAAAAATTATAGTTAAAATTAATCAGATTATTAAAGATATAACACGAAATCCTTTTCATGGTATAGGCAAGCCTGAAGCCTTGAAGCATACTTTATCGGGATTATGGTCAAGAAGAATAAATCATGAGCATAGATTAGTATATACCGTTAAAGATTCTACTATTTATATCTTACAATGTAGATATCACTATTAA
- a CDS encoding type II toxin-antitoxin system Phd/YefM family antitoxin, which translates to MEAISYTKARKSLATLMDEVCENHDQVIITRQKQKSVVIMSLDDYNALEETAYLLKGIKNAQRLSKAMDDLKEDKNFIPQHIE; encoded by the coding sequence ATGGAAGCTATATCTTACACAAAAGCTCGTAAGAGCTTAGCGACTCTCATGGATGAGGTTTGTGAAAATCATGATCAAGTTATTATTACTAGACAAAAACAGAAATCAGTAGTGATAATGTCTTTGGATGATTACAATGCTTTAGAAGAAACTGCCTATTTACTTAAAGGCATAAAAAATGCTCAAAGGTTAAGCAAAGCAATGGATGATTTGAAAGAAGATAAAAATTTTATACCCCAGCATATTGAATAA
- a CDS encoding helix-turn-helix domain-containing protein, translating to MIEAIKKAIEKYIQANDISIARLEKKAGLKTNAIRNILNGKSLQPSAATLKAISEALGCSIDSLLSEDSVNDYTESENLITNFRLFSDCVDVVLDQMENKKYTPSFKELIFFIKEVYDFSIGKENQEADKNFANWIINKNLKV from the coding sequence ATGATAGAAGCGATAAAAAAGGCAATAGAGAAATATATTCAAGCAAATGATATTTCTATAGCAAGGTTAGAAAAAAAGGCTGGTTTAAAGACGAATGCAATACGTAATATTTTAAATGGAAAATCACTCCAACCAAGTGCTGCAACTTTGAAAGCAATAAGTGAGGCGTTAGGTTGTTCTATCGATTCTCTACTATCTGAAGATTCAGTAAATGACTATACAGAATCAGAAAATTTAATTACAAATTTTAGATTATTTTCAGATTGTGTCGATGTTGTTTTGGATCAAATGGAAAACAAAAAATATACACCATCCTTTAAAGAACTAATTTTTTTTATTAAGGAAGTATATGATTTTTCCATTGGTAAAGAAAATCAAGAAGCTGATAAAAATTTTGCTAACTGGATAATAAATAAAAATCTAAAAGTATAG
- a CDS encoding Rpn family recombination-promoting nuclease/putative transposase, which yields MRDKSKHRSNHDSFFKQSLAIPEVAREVIEMHLPETIRNKVDLNSLKQIPETFVEKSLQKQIVDVLFSCSTKENKETVFIYFLCEHQRTEDYWMAMRLLKYMLAICDRFRRENPDVKKLPLIYPLVFYNGIHPHNAPRHFYELFEFPEVAKSILEGPFALDDLTQIEDEKLKENMWGGTLLFFMKYVDIRNRLVDLVKEKRLTLKQIHASKNGEDFLYAILCYNGVEELEIGEQQNLLELLVDITDKETADNLMGTLAQKWFEEGIQKGEQKGRQEASKKFVCNMLKAGMDFDQISRITGLSVAEVKELGKADKK from the coding sequence ATGAGAGATAAATCCAAGCATAGATCAAATCACGACTCATTTTTTAAGCAAAGTCTTGCTATTCCTGAAGTAGCAAGGGAAGTAATCGAAATGCATCTGCCTGAAACAATACGTAACAAGGTAGACTTAAATTCTCTCAAACAAATCCCAGAAACTTTTGTTGAAAAAAGCCTGCAAAAGCAAATAGTAGACGTACTGTTTTCTTGTTCTACAAAAGAAAACAAAGAAACAGTTTTTATCTATTTTCTTTGTGAGCATCAGCGAACTGAGGATTATTGGATGGCTATGCGATTGCTAAAATATATGTTAGCTATTTGCGATAGATTTAGGCGTGAGAATCCTGATGTCAAAAAGCTTCCTTTGATCTATCCCCTGGTTTTTTATAATGGAATTCATCCTCATAATGCTCCCCGTCATTTTTATGAATTATTTGAGTTTCCTGAGGTTGCAAAGAGTATATTAGAAGGACCTTTTGCATTAGATGATTTGACTCAAATCGAAGATGAAAAGTTAAAAGAAAACATGTGGGGAGGAACATTGTTATTCTTCATGAAATACGTGGATATAAGAAACAGGCTTGTTGATTTAGTGAAGGAAAAAAGACTAACATTAAAACAAATTCATGCTTCAAAGAATGGTGAGGATTTTTTATACGCTATTTTATGCTATAATGGTGTGGAAGAGCTAGAAATAGGTGAACAACAAAACTTACTAGAGCTTCTAGTGGATATAACAGATAAAGAAACAGCAGATAATCTTATGGGAACTTTAGCACAAAAATGGTTTGAAGAAGGCATCCAAAAAGGTGAGCAAAAAGGTAGACAAGAAGCTTCAAAGAAATTTGTCTGTAATATGCTAAAAGCTGGAATGGATTTTGATCAAATTTCCAGAATTACAGGTCTATCTGTTGCTGAAGTTAAAGAGCTGGGTAAAGCAGATAAAAAATAA
- a CDS encoding tetratricopeptide repeat protein: protein MALKQTLSLLQKDLEQEIVKQCEHLEEIMSQSPDSDLLKLMDLMAQGKCNEALKMCNELIAKDIENPKKHIIKGITLFSLDRNKEAIDAYNIAIGLDPSDAEAYHNKANSLVKLGKTEEALSECDRAIALDPTSAIAYYNKAVILADLGRREEAIEYYNKVLEIEPQDLMALNNMGVNLFFLGRYEESIDLFNRVIALYPNDSAIPYITKASALFQLGNCEEAIEVCDQALRIDPQDPLIYITKGDALAMLDSKYGAMDAYSKAIEFDFQNAEAYLKRADALASVGRYQEAITDYNRAIKFEPENSSAYINRGVVLYHLGEYHQAIKDFDKAIKLDPHDVEPYINKGKSLYELGKYREAIGEAEKAIKLDPDNAPDYRYNISLVLMRIGKYQDALRECEKGLKVDPEHKLCYYNKSTALYELGKYKEALEACDKLFQLDNSFPDIYKLKTLILIGLEKPN from the coding sequence ATGGCTTTAAAACAGACCTTATCCCTTTTACAAAAAGATTTAGAACAAGAAATTGTAAAGCAGTGTGAACACTTAGAAGAGATAATGTCGCAAAGCCCTGATAGTGATTTGCTGAAATTAATGGATCTTATGGCTCAGGGTAAATGTAATGAAGCCCTAAAGATGTGTAATGAACTTATCGCTAAAGATATTGAAAACCCTAAAAAGCATATCATAAAAGGTATCACTCTTTTTAGCTTGGATAGAAATAAAGAAGCAATAGATGCTTACAATATTGCGATAGGTCTGGATCCAAGTGATGCTGAGGCCTATCATAATAAAGCTAATTCCTTAGTTAAATTAGGGAAAACTGAAGAGGCTTTGAGTGAATGTGATAGAGCTATAGCTTTGGATCCAACATCTGCTATAGCCTATTATAATAAAGCCGTTATTCTTGCTGATCTGGGCAGAAGAGAGGAAGCTATAGAGTATTACAACAAGGTGTTAGAAATAGAGCCCCAAGATCTGATGGCTTTAAATAACATGGGAGTGAATTTATTTTTCTTAGGTCGCTACGAAGAGTCTATTGATTTATTTAATAGAGTCATAGCGCTTTATCCAAACGATAGTGCTATACCATATATTACAAAGGCCAGTGCATTATTCCAATTAGGGAACTGTGAAGAAGCTATAGAAGTTTGTGATCAGGCACTGAGGATAGATCCACAAGATCCCTTGATATACATTACTAAGGGTGATGCACTAGCCATGCTAGATTCAAAATATGGAGCTATGGATGCTTACAGCAAAGCGATTGAGTTCGACTTCCAAAATGCTGAAGCATATCTCAAAAGAGCTGATGCATTAGCTTCTGTAGGCAGGTATCAAGAAGCAATTACTGATTACAACAGAGCTATCAAGTTTGAGCCTGAGAATAGTAGCGCTTATATCAATCGAGGGGTCGTTTTATACCATTTAGGAGAATATCACCAAGCCATAAAGGATTTTGACAAAGCCATTAAGCTTGATCCTCATGATGTTGAGCCTTACATTAACAAAGGAAAGAGTTTATATGAGCTAGGAAAATATCGCGAAGCTATTGGGGAGGCAGAAAAAGCAATCAAACTAGATCCAGATAATGCTCCTGACTATCGCTATAACATAAGCTTAGTATTAATGAGGATTGGTAAGTATCAAGATGCTTTGAGGGAGTGTGAGAAGGGACTTAAGGTAGACCCAGAGCATAAACTGTGTTACTACAATAAGAGCACTGCTCTATATGAATTAGGGAAGTACAAAGAGGCTCTTGAAGCATGTGACAAATTATTCCAGCTGGATAATAGTTTCCCCGACATCTATAAACTCAAAACCTTAATTTTAATAGGACTGGAGAAACCAAATTAG